A genomic stretch from candidate division WOR-3 bacterium includes:
- a CDS encoding Ig-like domain-containing protein — MDRIYKIFLYILLFSSLNSLTWQTQVVDAAGNVGKYTSIQIDNQNRYYISYYDSTNGDLKFAYYDGLIWKIETVDGLFSDVGKWTSISLDLNNRPHISYYDVSNGDLKYAYYNGLFWVIETVDNIGNVGQFTSIYVDQNGVPHISYFDNTNTALKYAYKPTSSWIIETVDNSANVGRYTSIIVDENGKVHISYNDQTNNALKYATGNYGNWQIQTIVNNQYGSFTSISLDNNHYPFISHRKYGGPGSEGLYLHFFNGNTWQSRGIDLPGGGSLNGRWTSIKYDKTSRNVWISYYNGDNGDLKVAYSSDYPNYNTFNVLTIDATGDLGISSSLALTTYGTPVISYYDATNQDLKIAELRDVDPPSAPLNLTANGDNPSPWNNTGIFELNWVNPQDESGIKRALYKLYLPPTSNFDTTGTLKSNSPDTVQINTEGIVPLYLWLQDNAGNLNYNNYSVVYLRYDISKPINAKTKISIKFSNTSTYTISWTKGSDLGNPPSGIMGYNVYYRDGNGPWILWLSNHPDTQEIFTGLDGHTYFFEVTSLDSAYNEEVSSFLPEDTLSFDLTPPSAPQNLYANGSSPSPWTNNPQFIITWVEPSDFSGIRKRLFKLGSPPNSSFDTTGTFHKSPDTVTISSEGIIDLYLWFEDSASNVNHNNSGNVKLRYDITRPLNSSVKIPEKSTNQINYIINWSRGSDNLSGIKFYELYYKVKGGTWNLYQSNIPDTFISFNFSITDTFYYFEVISVDSAGNKEILTGFAEDSIFVDFKAPSPPINLLANGSNPSPWTNINRFIITWTEPYDISGIRNRFYKLNSPPFNPYDTTGSFHRSPDTLSVDQEGIIPLYLWLSDSLGNISHNNSSSCNLRYDKTKPLNANCNIIESSTNQAIFPVKWTKGSDNLSGIMHYELYYRVKNSTWSLYADSIVDTFINFQASLYDTFYYFEVISVDSAGNKEILFGIAEDSIYVGNVVPLPPQNILANGSNPSPWTRDTVFVLTWQNPYDPTGIVKALYKLGSRPQSNYDTTGSLRGNPPDTVYTKVQGGVKLYMWLVNGLGNLDYHNSDSVLLRYDPIPPQGATASTPLYSINDTLTVTWTSGEDFGGSGIKGYDVYYKDGEGQWNLLIGDINSLSYIFIGQHGHKYFFEVVSKDSAGNVEVQTSIPEDSVIFDLVAPTITSIIPSHGSFNVPYNTNIKLSFSEKLNRRTVTDSNFEIRGKISGFHTFNLTYDSINFVITLDPHTGFSSQETVFVSVSQNITDVAGNRLTGQRNFFFITELRPDTEGPVSIASINPLSPEPFNYLDINVIVSDTGRGNSIITYAEFFIDSIGQSGSGIPLEPSDGNYDENFEEVYKKIDLVPLNFKAGETHYIFVHAKDINNNFGKYDTIKFVISPDDDTLPPSFIGFTQGYINPNTNFYIKGIIQDPSGVYDDNTGSLGQGVYLLWDSDGEINNTFNELQLDRISGDTFKTLIQIPGQDSGEIVYKVYAHDNDFDTGHAADRKKGESPLFRVIFYVPMVANLSHSPDIVYIGDSLKVEVSANISFGESPVCSLITSRGSLKMEFPLFEISNNLYRGKIITEGADIGIARIVAHYKDYGTLKKIEDTVLIQAKGEFLPENMVYVWPNPVNSEGNFHFYINQNARVQVEIFDIRGKKIMESSGIFKGGVKPHTINSNAIKLNLRNLAPGVYIFRLKADAIDTKESKTVLKKFAIVR; from the coding sequence ATGGACAGAATATATAAAATTTTTTTATATATTCTATTATTTAGTTCTCTAAATAGTTTAACTTGGCAAACTCAGGTGGTAGATGCTGCAGGAAATGTAGGGAAATATACATCAATTCAAATTGATAATCAAAATAGATACTATATCTCTTATTATGATTCTACAAACGGGGATTTAAAATTTGCTTATTATGATGGTTTAATTTGGAAAATTGAAACAGTTGATGGATTATTCTCAGATGTAGGAAAATGGACTTCAATTTCCCTTGATTTAAATAATAGACCTCATATTTCTTATTATGATGTAAGTAATGGAGACTTAAAGTATGCTTATTATAACGGATTATTCTGGGTTATAGAAACAGTTGATAATATAGGAAATGTGGGGCAGTTTACTTCTATTTATGTAGATCAAAATGGGGTTCCCCATATAAGTTATTTTGATAATACAAATACTGCTCTTAAGTATGCCTATAAACCTACTTCCTCATGGATTATAGAGACAGTTGATAATTCAGCTAATGTAGGAAGATATACCTCGATTATTGTAGATGAAAATGGAAAAGTTCATATAAGTTATAATGACCAGACAAATAATGCTTTGAAATATGCAACAGGTAATTATGGAAACTGGCAGATTCAAACCATTGTAAATAATCAGTATGGTAGTTTTACCTCTATTTCTCTTGATAATAATCATTATCCTTTTATTTCTCATAGAAAATATGGAGGTCCAGGGTCAGAAGGTCTTTATTTACATTTTTTTAATGGAAATACTTGGCAGTCAAGGGGGATTGATCTACCAGGCGGGGGTTCTCTTAATGGAAGATGGACATCAATAAAATATGATAAAACAAGTAGAAATGTTTGGATAAGTTATTATAATGGGGATAATGGGGACCTTAAAGTTGCTTATTCCTCCGATTATCCTAATTATAATACCTTTAATGTATTAACAATAGATGCAACAGGTGATTTGGGTATATCTTCATCTCTTGCTCTCACTACTTATGGAACACCAGTTATAAGTTATTATGATGCTACAAATCAGGATCTTAAAATTGCAGAACTCAGAGATGTGGACCCTCCCTCAGCCCCCTTAAATTTAACAGCAAATGGTGATAACCCTTCACCCTGGAATAATACAGGAATATTTGAATTAAACTGGGTAAATCCTCAAGATGAAAGTGGAATAAAAAGAGCCCTATATAAACTTTATTTACCACCCACTTCTAATTTTGATACAACAGGGACATTGAAATCTAATTCTCCTGATACAGTTCAAATTAATACAGAAGGTATTGTTCCTCTCTATTTATGGCTTCAGGATAATGCAGGTAATTTAAATTATAACAATTACTCTGTTGTTTATTTGAGATATGATATTTCTAAACCTATAAATGCTAAAACAAAAATAAGCATAAAATTTTCAAATACATCCACCTATACCATCTCATGGACAAAAGGAAGTGATTTGGGAAATCCACCTTCAGGTATTATGGGTTATAATGTTTATTACAGAGATGGAAATGGACCTTGGATTTTATGGCTTTCTAATCACCCTGACACACAGGAAATTTTCACCGGATTGGACGGACACACATACTTTTTTGAGGTTACCTCTCTCGATAGTGCCTATAATGAAGAAGTTAGTTCATTTCTCCCTGAGGATACTTTATCTTTTGATTTAACTCCTCCTTCTGCTCCTCAAAATCTTTATGCAAATGGTTCTTCACCTTCACCCTGGACAAATAACCCTCAATTTATTATAACATGGGTTGAACCAAGTGATTTTTCAGGAATAAGAAAAAGGCTTTTTAAACTCGGTTCTCCGCCAAATTCTTCTTTTGATACAACAGGAACATTTCATAAAAGTCCTGATACTGTCACTATATCTTCAGAGGGTATAATAGATCTTTATCTTTGGTTTGAGGATTCTGCTTCAAATGTTAATCATAATAATAGTGGAAATGTTAAATTGAGATATGATATAACAAGACCATTGAATTCATCAGTTAAGATTCCTGAAAAATCTACGAATCAAATTAATTATATTATAAACTGGTCAAGGGGCTCTGATAATCTATCAGGTATAAAATTTTATGAACTCTATTACAAAGTTAAAGGTGGAACATGGAATCTCTATCAATCAAATATACCTGATACCTTTATAAGTTTCAATTTTTCAATTACTGATACTTTTTATTACTTTGAAGTTATTTCTGTTGATAGCGCAGGTAATAAGGAAATTTTAACAGGGTTTGCAGAGGATTCAATATTTGTTGATTTTAAAGCACCATCACCACCTATAAATTTACTTGCTAATGGCTCAAATCCTTCCCCCTGGACAAACATTAATAGATTTATTATAACATGGACTGAGCCTTATGATATATCAGGTATAAGAAATAGATTCTATAAGTTAAATTCACCTCCTTTTAATCCTTATGACACTACAGGAAGTTTTCATAGAAGTCCGGATACTTTGAGTGTAGATCAGGAAGGTATAATTCCTTTATACCTCTGGCTAAGTGATTCTCTTGGTAATATTTCTCACAACAATTCATCTTCCTGTAATCTAAGATATGATAAAACAAAACCTTTAAATGCAAACTGTAATATTATAGAGTCATCTACAAATCAGGCAATTTTCCCTGTTAAATGGACAAAGGGTTCTGATAATTTGTCGGGTATAATGCATTATGAACTTTACTATAGAGTAAAGAATTCAACATGGAGTTTATATGCTGACAGTATAGTTGATACTTTTATAAATTTTCAGGCATCACTTTATGATACTTTTTATTACTTTGAAGTTATTTCTGTTGACAGTGCAGGTAATAAGGAAATTTTATTTGGTATTGCCGAAGATTCTATTTATGTGGGGAATGTAGTTCCTCTTCCGCCTCAAAATATTCTTGCAAATGGTTCAAATCCTTCACCATGGACAAGGGATACAGTTTTTGTTTTAACCTGGCAAAATCCTTATGATCCAACAGGTATCGTAAAGGCTCTCTACAAATTAGGTTCAAGACCACAGAGTAATTATGATACCACAGGTTCTTTAAGGGGTAATCCTCCTGACACAGTATATACAAAAGTTCAGGGTGGTGTTAAACTTTATATGTGGCTTGTTAATGGTTTAGGGAATCTTGATTATCACAATAGTGATTCTGTTCTTTTAAGATATGATCCCATTCCACCGCAGGGAGCCACCGCAAGTACACCTTTATACTCTATAAATGATACTCTTACTGTTACTTGGACTTCTGGTGAGGATTTTGGAGGATCAGGAATAAAGGGATATGATGTTTATTACAAGGATGGAGAAGGTCAGTGGAATTTACTAATAGGTGATATAAATTCCCTTTCTTATATTTTTATCGGTCAGCATGGTCACAAATACTTTTTTGAAGTAGTTTCAAAGGATTCAGCAGGTAATGTGGAAGTTCAGACTTCAATTCCGGAGGATTCTGTAATTTTTGACCTTGTAGCTCCAACAATTACTTCAATAATTCCATCTCACGGTTCCTTTAATGTTCCATATAATACTAATATAAAATTAAGTTTTTCAGAAAAATTAAATAGAAGAACTGTTACAGATTCAAACTTTGAAATAAGAGGTAAAATAAGTGGTTTTCATACTTTTAATTTAACTTATGATTCTATCAATTTTGTTATAACTCTTGACCCTCATACTGGTTTTTCTTCTCAGGAAACAGTTTTTGTCAGTGTTTCTCAGAATATAACCGATGTTGCAGGAAATAGATTGACGGGACAGAGAAATTTCTTCTTTATAACAGAATTAAGGCCTGACACAGAAGGTCCTGTTTCAATTGCTTCCATAAATCCACTTTCCCCAGAGCCTTTCAATTATCTTGATATAAATGTTATAGTTTCGGATACAGGAAGAGGTAATTCAATTATAACTTATGCTGAGTTTTTCATTGATTCAATAGGTCAAAGTGGGTCTGGAATTCCCCTTGAACCTTCTGATGGGAATTATGATGAAAATTTTGAAGAAGTTTATAAGAAAATTGATTTAGTTCCTTTAAATTTCAAGGCAGGTGAAACCCATTACATTTTTGTTCATGCGAAAGACATAAATAACAATTTTGGTAAATACGATACAATAAAGTTTGTTATATCACCTGATGATGATACCTTGCCCCCTTCTTTTATTGGATTTACACAAGGATATATTAATCCCAATACTAACTTTTATATAAAGGGGATAATTCAGGATCCTTCAGGAGTTTATGATGATAACACAGGTTCTTTAGGTCAGGGAGTGTATCTCCTCTGGGACAGTGATGGTGAAATTAATAATACTTTTAATGAGTTACAATTAGACAGAATTTCTGGTGATACTTTTAAGACTCTTATTCAGATACCAGGTCAGGATTCAGGTGAAATTGTTTATAAAGTTTATGCCCATGATAATGATTTTGATACAGGGCATGCGGCTGATAGAAAAAAAGGTGAGAGCCCGCTTTTTAGGGTTATTTTTTATGTTCCCATGGTGGCAAATCTTAGCCATTCACCTGATATTGTTTACATTGGAGACAGTTTAAAGGTTGAAGTTTCTGCAAATATTTCTTTTGGAGAGTCACCTGTTTGTAGTCTCATAACTTCCAGAGGTAGTTTAAAAATGGAGTTTCCACTTTTTGAAATTAGTAATAATTTATATAGGGGTAAAATAATTACTGAAGGTGCGGATATTGGAATTGCAAGGATTGTTGCACATTATAAGGATTATGGAACTTTAAAGAAAATTGAGGATACAGTATTAATTCAGGCTAAGGGTGAGTTTTTACCTGAGAATATGGTTTATGTATGGCCGAACCCTGTCAATTCTGAAGGTAATTTTCACTTTTATATAAATCAGAATGCAAGGGTTCAAGTTGAAATTTTTGATATAAGAGGTAAGAAAATTATGGAGTCCTCTGGTATTTTCAAAGGAGGTGTTAAGCCTCATACGATAAATTCAAATGCTATAAAATTAAATCTTAGAAATCTTGCTCCAGGAGTTTATATTTTCAGATTAAAGGCAGATGCAATTGATACAAAAGAAAGTAAAACAGTTTTGAAGAAATTTGCAATAGTGAGGTAA